Below is a genomic region from Spongiibacter nanhainus.
AGCTTTACCAACCTGCTACAGCGTCTTGAGGGCACACCAGAGCACTTCCCAGACTCTATGCGTTCCCTCTGGAGCACGATGAACACTGGCGGTTTTGAAGGTCAACTCATGGCCAAGCTACAGCGCTTTAACGGCGGACTGTTTGCCTCGATTGATCCAATTCCTCTGACAAGTGACCAGATCGGCATGTTGGTAGAGGCAGCCAAGGCCGACTGGCGCTTTGTGGAACCGGCGATATTCGGCACCCTGCTGGAACGCGCCCTCGACCCCAGAGAGCGCCACAAACTGGGCGCCCACTACACTCCTCGGGCCTATGTTGAACGCCTGGTGATGCCCACCTTGATCGAGCCATTGCGGGAAGAATGGAGCACGGTACAGGTCGCCGCAGAAACCTGGATACAGCAGGACAAGACCGACAAAGCGCTGAAAGAGCTGCAGGCCTTTCACTACAAGCTGTGTCAGGTGCGCGTGCTCGACCCAGCCTGTGGCAGCGGGAACTTCCTTTATGTGGCGCTGGAGCATATGAAGCGGCTGGAAGGAGAAGTGCTAAATACCATCCGCGATCTCTCTGCCGGGCAGCAGGCGATGGATACCGAAGGTTTAACGGTAGACCCACACCAATTCCTGGGTATGGAGATCAATCCCCGCGCTGCTGCTATCGCCGAGGTAGTGCTATGGATAGGGTATCTACAATGGCACTACCGACTTTATGGCAAGCTTAATTTGCCTGAGCCGATACTGCGAGACTTTAAGAATATCGAGTGCCGAGATGCGCTTATCGAATACGATAGTCGAGAGCCGATGCTGGATGAAGATGGCCAACCCAAAACGATCTGGGATGGCATCAGTTTTAAGACAAGCGCAGCCACCGGTGAACTAGTACCAGACGACGCTGGTCGGACGCCCGTGTACCACTTCATCCGACCCAGAAAGACCAAGTGGCCAAAGGCGAATTATATCGTCGGCAATCCCCCCTTTATTGGGAAGTTAAAGATTAGGGATGCACTGGGAATTGGATACGTCGACGCATTGCGCGAGGCATACAAAGGGGAGGTTCCGGACTCTTGCGATCTCGTAATGTATTGGTGGCACATTGCAGCAGAAAACGTTCGCGTAGGTGTTTCTCAAAGATTCGGACTAATAACAACAAACAGCCTTCGTCAAGGATTTAATCGTAGAGTTTTAGAGTCCCACCTCAACAGAAAAAACAAACCGCTCATGCTTTCATTCGTCATACCTGACCACCCATGGGTAGATAGTAACGACGGCGCAGCCGTTCGGATTTCAATGTCTGTAACCAAAATCAGTAACAGCAATTCTGGCGAGTTATGCAAAGTAGTCTCAGAATCCCGTAGGGGCGAAGAAACCCGAGATATTACATTTTCGCGAACAATTGGACAGATCAACCCTGATTTAACGGTTGGAGCCAACATATCAACAGTCGCCACATTGCAGGCTAATTCTAAGGTCAGTACAACAGGTGTAATACCGCATGGGAAAGGCATGATTCTCAATACTGAACAAGCAAAAGCGCTTGGCGACAGCACATTAATAAAACCATATAGAAATGGTAAAGACCTAACCGCTCGCCCAAGAGGTGCGAAGGTTATCGACTGCTACGGTCTAGAAATTGACCAAGTTAGAACGAGACACCCAGCGGTTTATCAATGGTTACTTGATAGAGTGAAACCAGAAAGAGACGTAAATAAAGATAAAGATTTACGTGAAAAATGGTGGTTACACCGACGCAATAACGAAGACATGAGAACTTCACTCTCTGGACTGGAAAGGTATATTGCAACAGTGATGACCGCAAAACATCGACTATTCCAATTTTTAGATAGTGAAGTTCTGCCAGACCAAATGTTGGTCAGCATCGCTCTTCCAGACCCTTACCAATTAGGAATTTTATGCAGTCGTATTCATGTTGCATGGGCGCTCG
It encodes:
- a CDS encoding class I SAM-dependent DNA methyltransferase, giving the protein MPHEITEESMQSGAIEEFIGRWENVSGTEKANYQLFLTELCTLLALPQPDPASNDNEQNAYVFERRVDISKADGSVNRGFIDLYRRGAFVLEAKQTGKALETQGWDKAMLAAQNQADQYVRALPGDEGRPPFIVVTDVGRSLELYSEFTRSGGTYVPYPDPSSHRIRVEDLRDPDIRERLRQLWLDPDALDPSKRAAKVTRQISDKLAQLARSLEQSGYDVERVAHFLKRCLFTMFCEDVELLPQDSFTNLLQRLEGTPEHFPDSMRSLWSTMNTGGFEGQLMAKLQRFNGGLFASIDPIPLTSDQIGMLVEAAKADWRFVEPAIFGTLLERALDPRERHKLGAHYTPRAYVERLVMPTLIEPLREEWSTVQVAAETWIQQDKTDKALKELQAFHYKLCQVRVLDPACGSGNFLYVALEHMKRLEGEVLNTIRDLSAGQQAMDTEGLTVDPHQFLGMEINPRAAAIAEVVLWIGYLQWHYRLYGKLNLPEPILRDFKNIECRDALIEYDSREPMLDEDGQPKTIWDGISFKTSAATGELVPDDAGRTPVYHFIRPRKTKWPKANYIVGNPPFIGKLKIRDALGIGYVDALREAYKGEVPDSCDLVMYWWHIAAENVRVGVSQRFGLITTNSLRQGFNRRVLESHLNRKNKPLMLSFVIPDHPWVDSNDGAAVRISMSVTKISNSNSGELCKVVSESRRGEETRDITFSRTIGQINPDLTVGANISTVATLQANSKVSTTGVIPHGKGMILNTEQAKALGDSTLIKPYRNGKDLTARPRGAKVIDCYGLEIDQVRTRHPAVYQWLLDRVKPERDVNKDKDLREKWWLHRRNNEDMRTSLSGLERYIATVMTAKHRLFQFLDSEVLPDQMLVSIALPDPYQLGILCSRIHVAWALAAGGTLEDRPRYNKIRCFETFPFPELPDDQANTIGELARQIDNHRKRQQSEHEKLTLTGMYNVLEKLRAEEPLTSKDKTIHEQGLISVLRELHDELDTAVFEAYGWSDLGKILVGRPGATTPLSDKPAEQAEAEEELLCRLVALNHQRAAEEAQGHIRWLRPDYQAPDSQQSSAKLDIAADKPAEQNSQAGKKETWPKDIPAQVEAVRKALAIGPQTDAAIAAQFKRIPLKGVGQILEALAALGHVSKSDDIWQLAN